One genomic region from Bombus terrestris chromosome 15, iyBomTerr1.2, whole genome shotgun sequence encodes:
- the LOC100645775 gene encoding glutathione S-transferase 1-1 encodes MPIDLYGLVYSPPCRSVLLLAKAIGVHLNLKTVSPMDGEHMKPDFLKLNPQHVIPTMDDNGFILCESRPIMGYLASKYAKNDSLYPKDPKKRGIVDQMLYFDVGSLHENMIKCYYPVALHGAHSLNEEDVQAVEKSCELLNTYLENKEFVAGDTLTIADFAIHTTICILLCFDFDIGRYDNVAAWYNRCKQLLDKFGFEDVHAPGTKMFTELYQANLGKSS; translated from the exons ATGCCAATTGATTTATACGGTCTTGTGTATAGTCCGCCATGTCGGTCAGTTCTACTACTGGCAAAAGCGATTGGAGTCCACTTGAACTTGAAAACGGTTTCCCCCATGGACGGAGAACATATGAAGCCTGATTTCCTAAAG CTAAATCCTCAGCACGTGATACCGACGATGGACGATAACGGATTCATTCTGTGCGAAAG TCGACCAATTATGGGATATTTGGCGAGCAAGTATGCCAAAAATGACTCTTTGTATCCAAAAGATCCGAAAAAGAGAGGCATAGTGGACCAAATGCTATATTTTGACGTTGGCTCGCTTCACGAGAACATGATTAAGTGCTAC TATCCAGTAGCGTTACATGGAGCACACTCCCTAAACGAAGAAGATGTACAAGCCGTAGAAAAATCATGCGAATTATTAAACACGTATCTGGAAAATAAGGAGTTCGTTGCCGGTGATACTCTTACCATCGCTGATTTTGCCATCCATACGACTATTTGCATTTTATTG TGCTTCGACTTCGATATTGGTCGATACGACAATGTGGCTGCCTGGTACAATCGTTGCAAGCAACTCCTGGATAAATTCGGTTTCGAGGATGTACACGCCCCTGGGACAAAAATGTTTACCGAATTGTATCAGGCGAATTTAGGAAAATCTAGTTAA